ACCACCACGTCCCACACCACGGCGTTGAACACGCCGTCCCCGGCCGCGCGCGCGAACGCCACGGGCCGGCCTTCCTCGCCGGCCGCCGACAGCCACACCACGCGGCTGTGCTCCAGCGCGcgccgcagccgctcctccTGACGCCGCGGGAACCCCACGCGCGCGAACACCTCGTTCAGCGCCGCCACGTCGATGCCCTCCGCCGTGCGCCGCACCGCGAACCCGCGGGACTCCAGCTCCGCGTCCGACACCGTCAGCCGCACGCCGCCGGCCGGGGCGGGGGCGGTGGCGGCACGAGGCGGACGCAGCAGCAGACGCCGGGATATCGTTGTCGTCgatgccgctgctgctgctgctgctgcagaggACGATGGGTAATGAGGCGGTCGTAACAGCAGAAACCGCCGCGATTTCAATGCTGCCGCCGCAGAAGCCGCCCACGGccatggctgctgctgctgcatctgCGTTGGCATGGCGAGGACCAACTGATTGATTGATGACTTGGTTGCTCAGCTAGCAGGAGATGGAGGAGGAGATGCAGCAAGCGCTTGGCTGGATTCTTGTGCTCCAGCAGGCCAGTGGCCCTGGATCACCTGCTTATCCATCCTGTCCTTCGCCGCCTCAGCCAGTCAGCTCTCAGTCTCAGCCCAATTTGTTTCATCCTCCTATCTATTGGCCGTCGGATCTAAAATGAAGGGCCTTGAATTCAATCAGGACTTGTACAATGAAAACATAAATAAAGAGTGTCAATGCAGCAACCGAGTAGTCTAAGGACAATCATTACATGATTTTCTTTTGCCTTAGATGTAAAATAGAGGGTCCACCGATGCAGCCGCAGCAGCGTTTGGAGTTcattcgggccttgtttagtttccaaaaaattttgcaaaattttttagatttcctgtcacatcaaatctttagacgcatgtatgaaatattaaatatagacgaaaataaaaactaattgcatagtttggtcggaattgacgagacgaatcttttgagtctagttagtctataattagataatatttgtcaaatacaaacgaaagtggtactattcctattttgtaaaaaaattttggaactaaacaaggcccctcaTAAGCCTGTCTCCAACAGGAACCCGTTCCCAAACCTAAAATGAGTTTCCAACACAAtatctatagcctccaacagagtacctatACAGAAAactatcaggagaggcataacccaaatttgggtattctCTCTCCTCGAAACCCATTTGCAgaaagtgttgtcttttaggttttgttgttggagaagactaaaaatagctaTGAAGGACAAATGACaatgagtcttgtattttgggtaacGATTGTTGAAGATAGTCTAAGCCATGGCATAAAATACTGTTGGTCTTTATTTGAATGTAGTCGGATCCGTattaatccacatgtgttggggtggattgaagtagaacttaaactaaattctaccccaatccactccaacacatgtggattgaggtaaaTCCAACAACattcaaacaaggccttagctgatttattgtaaaaaaaaacactgctgaataggTAACAGATTCGACTGATAAGTTTAAGCAAACAATGAGTTTCTTATAATTTTAAAAAACAAAGAGAGTAGCTTTTAGGAGCTGAGATATTACAAACTGTAAGAGAGCCCCAACAAATATGCTACAGACTCGAAAAACTTATTGGTTTACCAATCGTTTGCTTTACAACTATTGGAGCTAAAAGTTTATTCCAAAAGCCAAAAACTAGAAAGACAGCTATTCAACCAAAAGCTCCCGGCAATGCAGCTCAGCCCCAGGCGCTGGAAATCCAACACCTAAGAGAGATGCCTGGTCCAGACAATGCAAATTAAAACTACAGCAGCGCACTTCATGGACACAGGCACGGCAGGCCTTCAGTGTTTCAGACAAGAAACAATTTCACAGCATCCAAAGTTCAGAGCTGTGGTACGTGTTTGTGTCTCTCAGACACAACCACCTGTCCACCCGAATAAGTAAGCCAAAATTGTAACCAACATACAGCTAAATTACAGTCGCAATTCCTCACACAAAAAAGGAAGAAATTGTTTTTTGTGCTCTGGAACTTGAAGCCACTCACATTGGCCGGAGTGCGGGGGAACAGTAAAATTTTGAAAGTACATGTCTATGTGCTGTGGGAAGCTAGCTTGCCTGTCATCCTCATGTCTATCTCTTCTTCTAATAACTAGGCACGCGTCTCTTGGCGCTAATACACAAAACATAACCTATAGCCTACGCCCCCTTGAGCTTGCGTGATGGAGGCCGCCGGAATATGTTAATGAGATCATCAACACCCTGTTCAAGCAAGTCACATGTACTTCTCAGTTGCGGCAAAGCAGATGTTCACGTTCTGTCCAGAATAAAGCAGGCAAAGAAATGATCCATACCCGTGTAGTGATTACTAGGAAACAGAAGAGAACGATCAGATAGGAACCGAGCACCAGAAGGAACAGCAGATCAAAGGTCACACTTGCAACCTGGATAGTTAGGGAATAATGACCGTGTGAGATAATTTCAATAATGGTATCTCAAAAGCACAACTTCAAAGCGGCGTTCAACTTCACGTGATTGAATCTAAATTATCCTTTCACCAAGTTGATTAATATGTCACTTCAACATACCTGGTACACATTTAGAGTTGCTTTCGTTGCATCATAGAAAGTGAACATGCCATCAAGCGCATCACTTTGAATATGCACATCAGTAGTGTGTTCAGACAGTTCCTGCACCAGAATATCAATGTCATCTCTTGCCAGAAAAATAGGAACCAGGTGAGAGATGAAATCATTGAAAGCAACCCTCCAAACCTTTTTCAGTGCTGATATGAAGGGATCATTTTTCTGCAGAAAAGGTGCAACACGTGGTGTCCGTGACAAAAGATCCAACCAGGACCGGATATAGTGAGGATTAATTGCTAAGCTGCTATTCTCTGCAAAAACGTCGATGTTCCTTCCTTTCAATCCGTAGATGTGTCTCTGTAAAAGAGCAAGAGGCAGCCAGTAGATTTAGTTTCCAATCATCATTTTGTTAGTAGCAGTATGAGGATTCAAGCCTCCAATGACTTCTCATCACAATCAAACAACAAATCGTGCACTGTAAACCATTTTAATATAGATGAAACTGGATGTTGCACTCTCCAAATCGCACCAGCTTATCAGCCCCTTAACCCACAACATAAAACCCCGCCCACATGAACATGTACAACGAAAAATCAATAATAAAAAACAATTGTCCAAGCACTAATTGAGAAGCAAATGATTTAGCTTACCGCAAGACTCTCAGAAACTAATCTCACAGTTCGGGTTACTGACTCAACATCTGTAGATTCTCTGCCAAAAAGGGGAAAGAAACATATAAGTATTAAAATAGATTGGAGCACTTGCCCCCAAAAGACTAAGGATGCATTGGAAGTGACTCACCTAGTGTCGTGAAGACCACCAGTGCTTTCCAAAAATTCAGGAGGGGTAGACATTTCTGAAAGAGTAAGTGCAGTCACTCTAAACCTTGAGAACTGTTCGTGTTCCCATGCTACCTACAAGTTTGCAAAGCGTGAAACATGGTCAGACAGACACACAAACAATAAAGTGCAACAGGAGAATTTAAGAACCCAACTAGGCACATCATGATTCCAATTCACATTCAGTAAAGTTTAAACAAACACTAAGGTAAACAACATGCAAACCTGATTCGTTACAAATGCACTATGTAGTGAATATGGCGCTGTGATGCAAGATACAATAACAGTGGTGTAGATAGTCATGTCCATCAAAATGCAAAGTTTACTAAAATTCTACTGTCAATGGACAGGTGGATAAGAGGAACATAAGAAACAATATGTTTTATTCCATATACTTGATGTATAGGTTTAGTCACTAGTTCTACACAGACGACTACTGCATATGTATTCAAAAAGGGTGCTGCCATCTAATGCCTATTGTATGTTTTTTTCAAATGATCCTGATTGGAACTGAAATCAATGTGAGGGTATTTAATCCTTGAAGTATCAAGAAGTACATACTCTAGGATTTGAGACATTAATCTTCTTGTGCTTGATTCCAACTGAAACACCCATTTCTTTAGAGACATCAGAAAATTCCTGAAAGCAAATAATTTCACAGATATCAATATGACTCTCCTTACAGATAGCTAAGGTTATGGACCAACAAGCTTCAAATGGTTAACATACTTCAAAGATTTGCTTGATATAGGGATTTTCTGGAGGCTTTGATACATGCATCCAGAGGTCACTGCTCCAGGAACCAACACTGTTCAAGCAGATTGCGTAGTCAATGCTCTCGCGTACACGCTGATCAAAACTCCTAAGCCACTGCATCATTTAAAAACAACTGCTGTAAGTTGCTTACACAGATGACACAAAGAAGGACCTAATTGCTAAATCAAACAAATGGGTACTTACTTTGCTAGTTCCATTGTAATTGTAGGGTCCACCAGATGTTAACCCAAAGAGAATATTGTACTTGCCCCTTGTCTTAGGATTTGAATACAAACGCGAAAATAATCTTGCAATCTCTAAAAGAGCCACAACTCCACTTCCATTGCTGTCGCTTCCCACAGAAAGTGCCTGAGAAAATCCGTGTTATCAGAGCATCTAGAAGAAGATTAAAGAACATTATAGGGAACACTTTTTGGATAAACATACAGGTGCAGCACCGAAGGTGTCATAGTTTGCAACTATGGCAATAGTCGGAAGCTGTTCGCTATCACCCTCTCCTTTCAATCCAGGTAACCATCCCTGCAACTCAAAAGATTCAGTTTTTCAGCATGTTCAGATTTCCAAAAGGAACAAGGGAAACAGTTTTGTTTTGATAGCACAAACATAAGTTTGGAACATTCACTTATAGGCCTTTATGTTTATTTAGTTGCTTCTGAAGGGGAAAAGCCCACAAAGTTAACTTACGGAAATAAAGCATATTTTAACTGACAGTAAATCGATTTAGAAGAAAGGCTACCTGGATATTAGAAATGGTCGGAGATGACACTTTTCTAGGCTCTGCTGACGACACGACAAGTTTGTAACTACAAGttgaaacaaaaaatatcaaaagAAAATACCATGAGATTGACGGTTTCAAATTTTCCATACATTGTACTTGGGTTAGAGTTCAAAGTGAAAAAAGGCTGGCCAGTTTAAAATATGAACAATTTCTAATGTATTACCCTCCTGTTGTTGCAGAGGCTGGTTGACCTGAAGAGGCAATTTTATGGATATCTGCCAGCAGGTTATCAAAACTGTCGTCGTGCAAAGCAAAGTACACTGGATACTGCATGAAGCAATGAACACAGTTTAGCCCAGACATGATATGCGACAGAAAAGCGGATTGGATTACTCAAGCAATTATGGAATAATAGGCATAGATTATCTCAGGATCTTGAACGCAATCAATTCTTACTGTTATTGATGAAGCCATTTTTCATAGAGATTATTAATGAAGTTGGATGCATCTTAGCTTTGTGGAATCAATTTATTTGTTGTGCTATATGTTTATACCAGTGGAGCTATGTAACATATCTGCTGAGCtgttacaaaaaaaaaagtgaagggTGTCCAGAATGACTAGTGTGATAATGCAGAGTCAATCTGAGCTATTTTCTCAAAGAGAAAACTATGGCTTACTGGAACTTGTTCATGCACAAGCAACTTCTCCAGCTCAGTCAGTACACCTTTGACCTTCCCCTTGTCATCTGCACTGTCCTTATCACCGCCGCGGTTTGTCGGGAGCAGAATGAGCAATCCCCCCAGATGTTTTTTCTCCACCAGGTACTCTGAGAAGGCATCACGAGGGTTTTCAGTAACAGAGGTAGGTGGCGGTACCAATGCTTTAAGATTTGGAGATTTGGCAGCACTAGAAATATCATTCACAGTTCATCTCTGATGATCATGATGTTATAATGTGAGATGGGCACATCAGATTTGGAAACAGTGAGTAGCAAGTAAGGCAGATCGCGACCAAAGTAAGAAACAAAAGTGAAGAGGTCAAGCACAGTGCGTGAGTGCCTAACTGCCTATGCTGCTGGGCGTGATCCAGCCTGAAAGTAGTGAGCACAAGCTAGTACAGACAATTGCGAATCAAAAGGGAAGATGGTAACCGCAAAACCCATCCGACAGGGGAGAGATGATATAATAGCAGCTAGGAAAAGTGTGTATGGAGTGGAGGCAGGAAGAGATCTACCTACCAGTGTAGTAAGCTTCTACTAGTCCATAATTTAACTAAGAAGAGGGGGGGAGGGGAGGAGAGTGAAGTGAGCTGACCTCTGAGGAAGGAGAGCGGGAGGTCGAGGAGCGGCGCGACGAGGGCGGAGCGGGAGAGGTCCGCGCCGGCGGGGAGCGGGAGCGCGGCGGCGTGGTGGTTGATGACCGCGGCGCGGGAGCCGAGCGGGGCGCCGGCGAGGTCGTACTGGATGAGGCGGTAGacgccgacggcggcggcggcgtcgccgaGCTCGACGCAGGCGAGGAGGACGAAGGCGACGGCGAGGGCAGAGGAGATGGAGGCCAGCAGCTCGCCGGAGGGAGACATGGCTCCCGGCTCCCGGCGGCGGGATCAAGGCAAGGCAGGGCAGGGGAGACGACTCGAGGTGCGAGATGCAGATGCAGATGTCGCCGCCGCTGCGTGTTTGCCCTGCTGGCTGCCTTCAACAATCAACAACCTCAGCTCCTGCACACACTGCCCAATATGATTAATTTTTAATTCAAGGGTTTTCCCCCAAGCccccttaggccctgtttagttctccacccaaaattttttcgtccatctcatcgaatctttggacacctacatggaatattaaatatacataaaaaataaactaattacacagtttgattgaaaaacgtgagacgaatcttttaagcatagttactccatgattagccttaagtgctacagtaactcacatgtgctaatgatagattaattatgcttaatagatttgtcttgtactttcctgatgagctatataatttgttttttcattagtttctaaaaacccctcccgacatccttccgacacatccgatgtgacacccagaaaattttcatctccaatctaaacagggccttactgTACCAATTACCAAAACTGTTGGGTTTCCTTTGCAtattctcaaatctcaatctaaggtcttgtttggatccaaaaagtttttggattttgacactgtaatacttttgtttttatttgacaaatattattcaatcatagtccaatcatagagtaactaggcttaaaagattcgtctcatgatttacagacaaactgtgcaattagtttttgttttcatctatatttaatgttccttacatttgccgcaagatccgatgtaacgaaaaatcttaaaaagttttttgtttttggggtgaactaaacaaggcctaactcaacttaaaattttcaattcttTGTTGTATTTCCCTCAAACCAGATTGACTTTGTGCACAATATAGACAATCTTTGCGTTGATATATCTTCTTCCGCGGGTCCAGCaccaaaaaactaaaaacttctcaagattttctgttacatcggatcttacggcacatacatgaagcattaaatatagataaaaataaaaactaattgaacagtttaactgtaaatcgcgagatgaatcttttgagtttagttagttcatgattggacaatatttgtcacataaaaacaaaagtgctacagtacccgaaaacaaaaaaatcgagaactgaacaaggccaggCTTATAGGTTTCTGGGGCCATGGGTTCTTTCTCCCCCTTAGGCTAGTTCCCAAAAAGTTTTGCCAACAATTTTATattattcttcgtcacatcgaatccggcggcacatgcatggagtaataaatataaacgaaaacaaaaactaattatatagtttatctataatttgtgagatgatttttttgagcctagttagtcatgattagacaatatctatcaaatacaaatgaaagtgctacaatacccgaaatcccaaaattttgccaactgaacagaGCCTTAACGTTGttcctttttttctctttttttgtcTGCATTACGAGGACTCCCTCGTCCCGGTACTGTGTAATTCTGTTTCTCTTAGTGAAACAGTTGTCAAGGCATGTCTGCATTTTATGTTTGATCCTGAGACAAGGTGGCCACACGCTTTCAATACATTTCATCGTAATTCATAGATAATTTTGGGTACTTCTTCACTGAGACATATGAATATGAACATATTGAACTCACAACTCAATGAAGCTTGTTTGGCACTCAACAACCAAATTTATTGAATTTGACTAAGCTATGGTAGAAAAAATCAGGCCTTTATTTATGTTCAAGTATAGAGTACTCACTCGTCCTAGAGGCTGTGACCACCAAGCAACAATTGTCTGATGCTTTTCTAGTCTCAGAAGACCAATTTTGCATATATTCAGCCACATAAGTAAGCTGCACTAATCTcattagagatcaagtgcataatGAAACTAATGTCTTTTAAATAAAAATCATTTTTTGTTAAAATCTACTACAACTAATATCTTTTGTTTATGATTGCTATATTTTGGATGATCAATGCATGATTGCATTCAGGAGCACACTACACATGGAAGCAAAATTTGAAATCATTTTTCCTTTTTTGCTAACTGTCATAGTCCAACATAAGAAGAAGTTGTGGGCATAGCTTCTGACGGGGGTGGCAGCAGCggctatagtagcaagcagcATGGGCAATATGAGCATGAGATAGAGAGAGTCAACCATTGCAGTTTTCgtgtgtcttttttttttgacaagtaaACCATAATTATATTAACAGCATGCGACTGTTAGGAGTATTACAGAATTAATGGTTACATCATTGATTGCCCTAAGAATGGGACAATCATTTCCATGACTAGGATTAGTACAGACTTTTGAATAGCCAATCTAATTATTTTGTAAAGCACTAAGGGCCTGGGAATCAGCCATCTGATTATGGGTTCTTCCAATCCTGCGTACCACTAAGTTTGTTCCTGATAAAAGAGTAGCAGTTATCTGAGTATATGGCTTAATTATCCAATCGGGAGGATTGGATAGATTGGATCCATTTAGAAAGTTGACAAGCTGTTGGTTGTCCGACAACAACGTCTTCTGGTGACCTTGGAGATGACCAAGCAACTGTGCTGCCAATGCTATAGTAGCAGATTCTGCCATGATTACTGAAGAAGACTCCTGCATAGTGGCTTTGATGAATATGCTTAGTGGGGGCTGTACATCCGTGTTGATGATGAAAATTCCTAGACTCgcatgtctaggaactggtGCAAAATTGTCTGGCGTCGTCGATGCATCAATATAGCACTGGGTTCCTGCAATAGATGTTGGGAAATGAACCAGTAATTGGTCCGTCGCCGAGATGGAATGGCGGTTTCCTTGATGTGTTCCTGCATATGTGTTATGAGAGGGAATTATAGAATTATGTAAACAAGGGAGGGCCTATTTTAGAGCATCCAAGTGAGAGTTTATATGGGCATTAGCTGCCTGCTGGATCTGGTGAGATGTCCATGTTCTCCTCTGGAATCTTTTATCATTGCGAGCCTTCCAAATGTACCAGAGAAGAAAAAAATTCTTGCATAAGATTTCATCTGTTAAATTATGCTGAAAGAGGAGAGGTAAAGTCATTTGGACACCGTCTTCTTCTGCAGGAATGTTGTTAGTGAGGAGAGGGGTTAGCTGCATACCATATTTGTGTGGGAAGGTGACATTTAAAAATAGATGCTGATCCGTTTTAATGTCCCCACAATAACCACGGTGTTTATCTAGAACAGACTCACATTTGAGGCTATGGTTCCGCCAAGTAGACTTTGATATTTGAGgcattttaggtcttgtttagatccaaaaactttttagattttgctactgtagcattttcgtttgtatttgataattaatgtccaatcatagattaactagctcaaaaaaattatgtcctgatttacagacaaactgtgcagttagttaatttatatctatatttaatgttacatgcatctgccacaagattcgatgtgatggaaaatcttgaaaagcttttagattttgggtgcaactaaacaaggccttagttgtagagatagagAATAGAAGACATAGAGATAAGCCATAGATGAGTGTGATGCTATTGCAACTCCAAACTATATAACCGATGTTGTGTTGGAGGGATAGATTGGGATAGAAGTGGAAGATAGATGGAGAAGTAGAGTCACAAACCGAGCGACGAATAAGAGGATTTTTCTCTATTTTAATATTAGATTagatagccttgtttagttcccaaaatttttcaagatttcccgtcacatcgaatcttgcggcacatgcaggaagcattaaatatagatgaaaacaaaaactaattacacagtttatctataaatcgcgagaggaatcttttgaacctagttagtttatgattggacaatattagccacaaacaaataaaagtgctacaatagcgaaatgaaaaaaatttcgcgaactgAACCAGACCATAGATATAGAGATTATGTACAGGTAGATTAGAG
This window of the Sorghum bicolor cultivar BTx623 chromosome 7, Sorghum_bicolor_NCBIv3, whole genome shotgun sequence genome carries:
- the LOC8064317 gene encoding serotonin N-acetyltransferase 2, chloroplastic, encoding MPTQMQQQQPWPWAASAAAALKSRRFLLLRPPHYPSSSAAAAAAAASTTTISRRLLLRPPRAATAPAPAGGVRLTVSDAELESRGFAVRRTAEGIDVAALNEVFARVGFPRRQEERLRRALEHSRVVWLSAAGEEGRPVAFARAAGDGVFNAVVWDVVVEPSCQGLGLGRAVMERLVDELRRDGVANIVLYAETRVVGFYRLLDFAMDPDGIRGMAYYRKSAFATATATSTSPPPAA
- the LOC8067054 gene encoding nicalin, translated to MSPSGELLASISSALAVAFVLLACVELGDAAAAVGVYRLIQYDLAGAPLGSRAAVINHHAAALPLPAGADLSRSALVAPLLDLPLSFLREYLVEKKHLGGLLILLPTNRGGDKDSADDKGKVKGVLTELEKLLVHEQVPYPVYFALHDDSFDNLLADIHKIASSGQPASATTGGYKLVVSSAEPRKVSSPTISNIQGWLPGLKGEGDSEQLPTIAIVANYDTFGAAPALSVGSDSNGSGVVALLEIARLFSRLYSNPKTRGKYNILFGLTSGGPYNYNGTSKWLRSFDQRVRESIDYAICLNSVGSWSSDLWMHVSKPPENPYIKQIFEEFSDVSKEMGVSVGIKHKKINVSNPRVAWEHEQFSRFRVTALTLSEMSTPPEFLESTGGLHDTRESTDVESVTRTVRLVSESLARHIYGLKGRNIDVFAENSSLAINPHYIRSWLDLLSRTPRVAPFLQKNDPFISALKKELSEHTTDVHIQSDALDGMFTFYDATKATLNVYQVASVTFDLLFLLVLGSYLIVLFCFLVITTRGVDDLINIFRRPPSRKLKGA